Below is a window of Quercus robur chromosome 6, dhQueRobu3.1, whole genome shotgun sequence DNA.
cATCTTACTATAACGAGGGAAAAAAAAgcagttttattttataattttctaaaagAATTTGATAGCTTTTGCTCTTCCAAGATTGTCTatcttaatttttctcattaaccaaaaaacaaaaattatgtagCTTTCTTCCAACTTTATGTCATTTCCAAAACTTCATAGATCTGATTAGATAGAGGTCCAAAACTTTAAGGATCCGATTAGATAGAGGGAGCAGGAGAGGGAGTAGTGGAGAATAGAGTAAAAGCTGGTTGAAAATTGCCCATAACATTGTTTTGTACCAACTGCCATGCTACATGTCTTTCGAAAGTCAAAACCACTGTTTTAAATTCATGTAATTTTAACTATATGTCGTTTATCATAAGCACACACCACCCTGTCCTTTTACTACCAGCCGTTTAATTTCATGGCACCAAGCTAGACATGCTAGGAAAGCCTAAATGCATGGTGAACTCTACTACATAAATGAAAAGACCTGGCAGGTACAAGTACATCAAGTACCTCCTTCTATCCAAGTTGAATGGAGCTGATATTGCAGaggatttttgggtttttgctaTTCAGAATATTAAATTCTAGAAATCAATGCAAAATCAACTCACTTTGTAATTCTGCTTTTCTATCCATAAATTACTCCGATGATCAATGGAATGTCCAATTATGAACAGTTCATCAGTGTTTGCTTCGTACCTATATATACTTGAGCTTAAGCTTACATTCATAGACCACATAGATAACAAGAATTATCTGGGCATACAGATATACACTTCGTTCCCAGTGCATAAGGGCTGCTCTGTAGCATCTTGGAGAGATGATAGGTATGTAGACTTATCCCAAATTTTTGGAGAGGCTGATTCCTATACTCGAACCCACAACATACCGCACATACAGATATACACTTGGAagtataaaattacaaaatgtgCAATGTGACTATATGTGTATTCATCGTACATACTGACATCTGGGCTACCGCTCCTCTGAGTTGAATTTGTTCCAAGCTTCCTAGAAATTGACAGTGCAACAAAAacatgtgagtttttttttttttttttgggggggggggggggggggggtgtggttgGGGGCAGAGGCAAGATCAAACCCGCCACACGAGGGGAAGGGAAATGGTGACAGTAGGCTGAATGCCCATTGGCATATGATTATTAAGCAAGGCTTACTAGTTACTACCTTACCTTATCCCACTGCAATGTTTCATTAACAAATGAACAAAGAATGAAAGGAACAGTGCAACTGGAACAGAATATAATCCAGAGGATTTCATATGAGTGAGATAGGCACAGAAAGAATTGTGATGAAGCAGGGCATGTAAAATGGGTCTGTGACTACCCAGGGAAAAATTATGATGTCCAGTCACAAAAGGCTACAGAATTACTATTTCACTGTCAAGGTCATCCATCTTAAGAAGAGTAAGAGTTGCTCAAatgttgttgataaaatttaaGGAATCAGGTGGGTAGTGCTTATAGCTAACAAAGAAGGAATAGTAGTGATTTGCACCCCAAAGTGCATCGGAGACAATATAATGATAGAAGGTCAACAGAGAGGGAGTGGAGGAGCAGGGGAAGGGGAGTATCAAATGCATGGACTTTTTCTCAGTGCTGCCTCACCAATATCAGGAGAACAGTAGAGGCTATTTGCTTCTAATGCGAGCAAAAAACCATTCATTAAAGATATTACTCACATACGAGAATGAATCTCATCACTTCTTCAACATAAATAGGAGTAGAAATATAACAATAACTTTAAAATTGTGAAGAAGATGGCAGGCCCAGAACATACCTTTAGCAGATCAAAGACCTTTTCACATATGTACTTCTGCTGAATACTTGCACCCCGTTGTTGTAATTTATCAGGATGAACACAAAGAGTGGCTTTCCTGTAAGCTTTCTTTACAGCAGCAGAAGTTATGACGTCTGTTAAAGGTATTGGCTGCCAACCACTGTCAGGCCCAAGGATCTGTCAATGAAAAGAAATTGGTTATGGTAACTACTACTAGAGCTTGAGTTTAGAAAAATGGAAGAGAGAAGGTTCAGcatttgtttattcatttgCTAGCCAAATCCAATCATTTCAATCCTTTATTTCTAACTATGTAGATCATATTGTGCACAATGTATGCATGAGGATGACTAAAAAAATGGTTCTGCAGTCAATGTCAGATTCTTAATAGTGATAAGTCCCTTTACTTTTTATGAAGCTCTTAAGGACTGTGCTATGAATGTGTACATTTACATACATCTCCAAGAAAGTTACCACAATTACCCATGGACAGGCATAAAAAGACACATCAAAGTTGAGCTTCTTGAAGTGGTTGTGGCAGACTACCAAGTACTAACAATTTAAATTGAAGGAAATCAAGGTTTAAAATGCCTTTTACATTGGTTGGAACTCaagcaaaacacaaactaaATAACCATTAAAAGGAGAGCAACCAACACAAACTAGTTCAATGTTCAGATAATCAGAAGCAACCAATCATTCAATCCATTCTCAATTCTCTGAAGCTCAATACTGGGGCACAGGCGTATGCAATCATAAAAACATAATGCACCTTCACGTACCATCCTCTAATCACATtcaacacaaaagaaaataggCATACACCACAGGTAGAAAAACAACACATACATATTGCAATGTTGAAAGCAATGCACGCAGATTCCCTTCTTTCCCACTTGACCATCTCCTGACATCAGCATCCAAAGTTTCTGCTAATCTctggaaaaaaatatttgatccAAAACAATCAATCAAGAATACAAAGTATGCAATTCCAGAATCTTCTTCGGTGTTTAAAAAGATTCTTACATTTCTCTCAGCTTGCTCTCTTTGAGCAAGGAGATCACGCATATTTTTCTCTGCAAGAGCTTTTGCCTGAAACAATGCCAGAAAACTTGGGTTATCTTTGTTcaacattaaataaaaattcacatgTCATGCAAAAGGATGAAAATCGTACTGCGCGTTCAGTAGTACGCTGATGCCTCTCTAATCTAGCTTTACACCTCTGAGCTGATTCACCTTCAACTCCTTCAGGTCTCTCAGTATAATAGGCAGCTTTAGTAGAAAAGACATTAAGTTTAGAAGCGTCCAGGAGAAGgcagttgaaaattgaaataaattgcAAAGTcaaagaaaacattttacagTTGAAAAAAAAGCTAAAGCAGGTACATTGAGGATCACATACCTCCATAAACTGAAGAACTCTGTTTCATTTCACTGCTTCTGAAAGAAGCCAAATATTTATCAGAAACAGATCTGTCCACTCGTTCTCTTGTCTCAAAAGAAGCCTTATCAGCCATTGCTTTTCCCACAGCACGCTCTCTAGCCTCTGCAGTTGCTCTCTCCACTGCAGCACGTTCTACTCTGATCCTTGCTTCCATAGATGCCTTCTCCACAAAAGACTTCTCCCGAGCCTCAGCACACGCCTTCTCTAGTCTTTCACGAGCCTCTGCCATTGCTCTCTCCACAGCAGCCCTATCTGCCCTCTCACGGGCTTCACTATATGCCCTTTCACGAGCTTCAAGTGTTGCCCTGTCAATAGCCattctatctttttctctttccctctccctctccctctcttctTCTATCTTTCTAATGCGTTCCATCtccagctctctttctctcttcatcCTTTCAGTTTCTTTGTCTTCTGATGTTAAGGACTCATTAagattcttctcttttctttctgtaGTCTGGCTTGCATTAACACGCACAGCTGGTTTTTGGatgtttccttttatttctaCCATAGCTGGCCGAGCTGCTTCCATTTTCCTTCCATTTTCAATCCCATCTTTCATCACATGAGTTGACATGACTGCGTCTTTGCTTTCTTCCTGGTTTAAAACAGCCTGGGTCTGCTTTGTATTATTTCCTCTCTCTCCCAATTCATGAGCAAATTTCCTCTCTTTATTTATAGGATCAGAGTCCAGTTGGGAGAGACTCTTACTTTTAAAGATGTGTGTCTGTCTAACACCAACACCAGGTTCACCTGCCTTCTTCACACCATCATCCAAATGGGGTGACTTTTTAGCGTCTTCTGTTCTAAATTGGTTCGATTTTTCACCAACCAGTACATTTGCAGTTTCAACCACTTCTGaatccttttctttatttttgagttcagactttttctttccattttcctCTTGAGCAAGGGCCTCTTGAGTTTCTTCCAGCTTTCCACTGTGTTTATCATTTGTGCAGGCTAACTTAGGTGCTTGAAGGTTGTCATTATCCTCCAGCTTCTGTGCCCCATCAGATACCCCAAAATCCTCCCCATCCATGTGCACGCAGATTCCTTTAGCCAATTTTTGTGCCTTCCTGTAGCCATCCCCTTCGGATTGCTCATGCACTATGTTTAGTCCCTTCAATTCTTCCTTCCCACCAGCATCTTTGAGCCTCTTCCCAGTCTCTTCACAAGTGCTAGCCTCTTTTGGTTCCTTCTTACTTTCTTCCTGCTCAAATCCTTTTCTGGATCTCCCATCATGTTCTCTTCTTTCCTGAGCCCCTTTCAGTTTGTAACTGTTAACTACTTGCTCAGAAGCTCCATATAGActcttctcatcttttttttcacAAGCATCTGTGAATATCTTTTCATTTTCCTCTATTACACAAGCCTCTTGTTTCTTTTCACTTTCTTCCCGCTCAAGACCCTCATCTAGTCTCTTctcattttcttctcctttgtgtaattctttttgtttcttctcatCCTCTTCCCTCTCAAGAGCCTCTTTCAGTCTCTTCTCATGCTCTTCCTGCTCAAGAACCTTTTGTAGTcgcttctttctctcttctcctttgtgtaattctttttgtttcttctcatCCTCTTCCCTCTCAAGAGCCTCTTTCAGTCTCTTCTCATGCTCTTCCTGCTCAAGAACCTTTTGTAGTcgcttctttctctcttcctgcTCAAGAACCTCTTTTAATCGTTTTTCATCTTCTTGTCTTATGCATGCCTCTTTCtgttttttctcaatttcatcCCGCTCAATAACCTCCTTTAATCTCTTTTCACTTTCTTTCTGCTCATGAGCTTCCTTCAGTATTTTCGCATGTTTTGATCGTTCAGGAGCCTCCTTAAGCCCTTCCTCAACTTCTTCCCACCCAAAAACCTCACTTCTTATCTTTTCATTGTCTTCCCTTTCACAAGACTCCTTGAGTCTTTTCTCACTTTCCCTTCGTTTTTTATCCTCTTTCAGTTGCTGCTCATTATTCTCCTTGTGCTTCATAGCCTGCTCAGCTTCAAATGCATATTCTTTCTGCTGGATCTCAACCAGGTTGTTGCAGTTTTCTAGTATATCAACTCCAGTTGATTTCTTCTCAGATTCTAAAGGCTTCTGGGCTATTCTTACCTTCTTCACATTCTCTACCTGCTCAGAAACTTCTTGAGCCACTTTTTCCTTCTTCACGTGTCCTTTCTGTCTGTGCACCTCTTTAGCAGCTTTTGATCTCCCTTTGTTTTCCTCCCCTTCACAAGCCTGATGTGCTACTTTAGATTTCTTCTCATACTCCAGCTCATTATTTCCTCTGGCTGATTTCACCTTCCTaatatcttcttcttgttgCTCAGATACTCCCATGACTGCCATTTTATCCTTCTGCCCTCGCTCATGGATTTTTGTATTATGCACTGAAGTTTGAACATGGTTTGTCTCAAGAGCCTTATCAGAAGTATCTGTTCTTAccaattcaaaaaattgtgaTTCTTCTTTCCATTCACTACCTCCATCAATTTTATCAGACCCCAGGGATGACAAGGATTCCTTGCCATGCTTTTTCTCTGTTGATTTTTTAGCCACTTTTTGAAGCTTTCCTCCTGTTGAAACTGAAACTTCCTGGGCTGTCTTTATAACCTTTTGCCTTTCCTCTCTGACAGAAAATTCTATTCCATTGTCTTCTATGTTACAACTGCTCTGCAGACCCTCACCTCTCAAACTGTTGCACTCATCAACAATCTTACTCACCTTCTCTATCTTATCTATATTATGATTCTTTGAACCCATTTTTGCACTGCCTTGAAAGCCCTCCTTCTTCCTATCCATAAATTCTTTTGCACTTCTGAGTTTTGCTTTAGCTTTCACCATTGCTTCCTTCATAGCAGCAGCAGATGCTGCTGCAGATGAACTCGCATCTACCTCTACATCAAAGAAAGGCGGTGAACTATCACCTGCACTCCCTTCAGAAGCAACAGAATTACCATTTGTCGTCGATCGACTGGAACCTTCATTCCTGACATCTGCTGCAGGCGGTGGTCGAGAGGGTGGTGGCAAATGGGAGGG
It encodes the following:
- the LOC126732478 gene encoding auxilin-like protein 1, with the protein product MENLTHSRQPNRSGSTLAAKKPYNNGGGGGLYDDVYGGPPRFGVAPTLSPRAEDYSEIFESFHASRATSIPVLDLPAVDEEGSEVFFDVRSSGFDYSEVFGGGGGGGGLDFAVSYEDLLFDLSNGRDFHSSEEDEEAWTPAGSVSPSEESDHFEKNHCFSNGDCYQSLDGNVEFNMSYHKATLTSNEDLYCGTTQISELHGVPGFSFVFDEDTPLQKTEDDIPFLQVTDDDNLNMDFSVGMKGKHLKKTISQPLNGIADGQEFGCNLKPEKVYRRSGSLPNGFVTVSDISLRTEPSHLPPPSRPPPAADVRNEGSSRSTTNGNSVASEGSAGDSSPPFFDVEVDASSSAAASAAAMKEAMVKAKAKLRSAKEFMDRKKEGFQGSAKMGSKNHNIDKIEKVSKIVDECNSLRGEGLQSSCNIEDNGIEFSVREERQKVIKTAQEVSVSTGGKLQKVAKKSTEKKHGKESLSSLGSDKIDGGSEWKEESQFFELVRTDTSDKALETNHVQTSVHNTKIHERGQKDKMAVMGVSEQQEEDIRKVKSARGNNELEYEKKSKVAHQACEGEENKGRSKAAKEVHRQKGHVKKEKVAQEVSEQVENVKKVRIAQKPLESEKKSTGVDILENCNNLVEIQQKEYAFEAEQAMKHKENNEQQLKEDKKRRESEKRLKESCEREDNEKIRSEVFGWEEVEEGLKEAPERSKHAKILKEAHEQKESEKRLKEVIERDEIEKKQKEACIRQEDEKRLKEVLEQEERKKRLQKVLEQEEHEKRLKEALEREEDEKKQKELHKGEERKKRLQKVLEQEEHEKRLKEALEREEDEKKQKELHKGEENEKRLDEGLEREESEKKQEACVIEENEKIFTDACEKKDEKSLYGASEQVVNSYKLKGAQERREHDGRSRKGFEQEESKKEPKEASTCEETGKRLKDAGGKEELKGLNIVHEQSEGDGYRKAQKLAKGICVHMDGEDFGVSDGAQKLEDNDNLQAPKLACTNDKHSGKLEETQEALAQEENGKKKSELKNKEKDSEVVETANVLVGEKSNQFRTEDAKKSPHLDDGVKKAGEPGVGVRQTHIFKSKSLSQLDSDPINKERKFAHELGERGNNTKQTQAVLNQEESKDAVMSTHVMKDGIENGRKMEAARPAMVEIKGNIQKPAVRVNASQTTERKEKNLNESLTSEDKETERMKRERELEMERIRKIEEEREREREREKDRMAIDRATLEARERAYSEARERADRAAVERAMAEARERLEKACAEAREKSFVEKASMEARIRVERAAVERATAEARERAVGKAMADKASFETRERVDRSVSDKYLASFRSSEMKQSSSVYGAAYYTERPEGVEGESAQRCKARLERHQRTTERAAKALAEKNMRDLLAQREQAERNRLAETLDADVRRWSSGKEGNLRALLSTLQYILGPDSGWQPIPLTDVITSAAVKKAYRKATLCVHPDKLQQRGASIQQKYICEKVFDLLKEAWNKFNSEER